GAAAACTTCGTCGTGAAACCAGGACAAGTTCTTCCAGATGAAACACGCGTGAATTTGAAGAACCCTATTTATGTATATTTAATGCCTGTAACTTCGCAAATGAACTCGGATGGTGTAATCCGTTTCGTAGAAGATGCTTACGGCCACAATCAATTGATTTTAAATAAAGTTCGAGGAATCGGAAGGTAGTTATGACAAAATTTATTTTAACTCTGGTATTGTCTTTTTCTTTCACAGCCTGGACTCAGCAAGCAAGCGCGGCTCCGATCGCGGCGGCTTCTCAAGTACTAGTAACAGGTATTGTTGAGCACGTTGAAGCTATGGAAAACGAAGCGATGGTGAAAATCGTCGGCATGCAACAGCTTTTGATTATTAAAAACTTAATGAGTTTTCCTGAGGCGAAAATTCAAGCGTTGGTTGATAGCCAAGAACACAAAACTGCTGTTCGCATTAAAGTGAACGAAAAAAACCAGATCATCGACGTGATTCTTTAATTGAAAAAGGCCCCTTTATAGGGGCCTTTTAGTTATTACTGAACTTTCTTATCTTTTTTTTGAGCGCGTTCTTCTTTACGAGCCTCTTTTTTTTCCTCTCGTTTTTGCTTTCGCTCCTCTTTACGAGCTTCGCGAGCTTCTTTTCTCTCTTTTTTCATTTCAGTGTCATCTTGTCTATGCATCGAAGACACGGATTGTCCAAGAACTTTAGGATCAACACCCAATTCTTTAGCTATTTTTCCCCAGCCCATTTTTTGTTCTGTGCGCATTTTTAAAATCTCATCCACAGATTTGCCGGACTCTTTTGCAAGAGCGCCGACCATACTGTACTGCGACTCAGAAATTTTAGAATCTTGCATCGCTTTGATTTGTTCATCCGTGAAGCCGTATTTTTCCTTGAGCTTCGCTAGATTATCGGAAGTCGAAGCTTCCTGGGTGGCTACGGGTTCAGTATTTGCGGCTTCGTCCTCGGCATAAGCGCCCAGCGGGTTGATTAAGGCGCCTGCTAAGAGAAGCACGAGAAGTTTTTTGTTCATACAACACTCCTTTGTTAGTAGTTGACGAGAAACTTTCCTAAAAGAACCGTTTCGTTGTAATCTTGGTAACCACTGCGGGACTTTTGCGAATAGTTTTGCAGTGAAAATCCCACGGACATATCAGAAGACAAGGTTCGGTTGGCTTCGACAGTCAAAAATACCGCGGAATATCTTTCTTTAGCGGTGTCGAATTTACTCACGACTTGACCGTGCTTGCGCGTGATTTGCGTCTCCGTCGTTAAATCTCTGGAAAGAAAATTTGTCTGTTTGAAACCAAGTTCCCCCGTGAGATCCCATTGCGGCATGAGTTGATATTCGATAAGCCCTGAAATCAAAATATAGTAAGAACTAAAGGCGCTTTCTGAAGAAAGATTAAGACCTACTTCGCCAGTCGCTTCAAGATACGTCGCCGAGTTCAGTTCATAACCGTAAATCGCATTTTCACTTAAAATGTGGTCCAGGCGATTTAAAGAATAGTAATCGCGTGCTTCATAGGCGGTGGTGAGATCTAAGGTGGTTCTTGCGGAGAAAGCGTAATTTTTTTCTATGGAAAACACAGCACCATAATTACTAAAAGAATTATCTGTGGTCATAGGTTCCCCATAGACGTATTCTTGGCCTCTTAATTCGACCTGACATGTTTTATCAGACCAGCATTTTAAACGGTCTGAAAGACCCCATAATAAGACATCGTTGGAGTTTTCTTTGCTGTAGTCTTTATAGCCTAAACGCAATCCGAAGACGTTCTCATCAGTCTTAAAAGAGTTTCTTGTTCCCAATGAAAGAAAAAAATCACTTTCTTTATTGGTGTTTGTCAAAAGAGCGTTGTCTGTCATTCCAAGTTCCAACCTATTTCTCGAAGTCCAGTCCGCGAGCGCCGATGAAGTCAAGACGAGGAGGATTGTATGTAAAGCAACGAGGTGTCGTAAGTATTGCATAGGATCTAATTATAGAAAGCTTTGGACGCTTGAAAAGAGGAATGCTGGTTTGAAATATACGAATGCCAGGCTGAGACTTGCCTTGATTGATTCTGATAAGATTGATTTTGTGATGATCTTTTTGACAATAAAAAAAGCCCCAGATCAGAAGAGCTGAGGCTTTTTTGGTTCTCTATTTTAAGAGATTTTTTACGGCTGTGGTTGTGGTGGTTGTTCTGGCTTTTGGTTCACCAACCAAGTTGCCACGTGATCTAGCATCGTTGTGATTTGAGAGATGCTATCGTAAGTTTCTTTGTCGTCGCTAAGAAGCTTTTCGATGATCTCCTTAAGACCTGGCTGATTGGCATCAAAACCTTTGTAAGCAGGATTGATCACAGCTTGGATTTTGCCGTTCACGCCACCCGTGCTTGCCGATAAAACAGCTTGAACAGACTTAAGTTCAACGTCTTCAAGTTTCAAGTTTGCAGGAAGTTTTGTCATATCGATTGTCGCGTTGATGCGCAATCTTGCAGACTGCACGTTTCCTTGAGCGTCTTTTTGCAAGTCTTCCATCGCGATATCTAGGATCGCTGCTTCGCCGTACTTTTTTGTATACTCAGAAGCAAGATCTTTCGCCAATTGATCCAAGTCTGTACCGAATTGGTTGATCGTCTCTTGACCAAAAGCCTTTTTCAGATCCAATTGCAACGACAAGTCCGCCGCTGCTGTCGGAGCAGAACCATCACCATAGTGGTAGCTTGCGTTTTGAAGTTTCAAAGCTAATTCGTTCTCGGGTCCTTTTTTAGTCACAGTGGCAGCGATACCGAAATCCAAAGCGCGAACAGCATCCACGTTCAAATCCGTGAAGCTAATATCCATTGTTGTTGTTTCGTTATTGAATGGAGCTACGATCGCAGCGACTTTTTTATTCACTTCTTCTTTAGTGATAAGACCAGCGGCAACAGCGAGTGAAGAAAACACGAACACGAAAGGCGTTGCCTTTTTAAGCAATGATTTCATTTAAAACTCCCTTATGGTTTGTTGATGTAAAGGCTTGTATCAGAAGAGAGTGCGCAATGGGAAGAAAATGCGAGCGTTGAAATCATTTCTTTTTGTTCATTGCAGACGGGCAAGGATCAGTTCAATGCGGAAAGCTTTTGGCAAAAGAATTTCAACGCTTCACTGTATTCACCCAGATCTTTGATCACGGTTTCAGCGAAATTTTTTGAAGGTTCGACGAATTGATTGTGCATAGGTCGCACGTGCAACTCGAACTGTTTTTTAACGCCTTCAGGAGTGCGCCCGCGCTCATTCACGTCACGGTGCAGACGTCTTTGGTAACGAAGCTCTTCGGGCGTATCAAAGAAGACCGCCTCATCAAGTTCCGCGCGCACTTCATTGGAATGAAGAATCAAAATGCCGTCGACGAGGACGATTTTTTTAGGAGAGCTTTTGATCGTTTCAGGACGGCGGGTGTGAGTCACGAAATCATAAATGGGAATTTCGATGTCGTGACCTTTTTTAAGTTTTCTTAAACCCGCCGCAAGAAGAGAAAAATCCAAACTGTCGGGGTGGTCAAAGTTGACGGAACCGCAGCCTTCGAAGCGGTGTGACTGATCGATGTAGTAGTTGTCTTGATAAAGGATCATGCAATTGTCATCGCCCAATTGCTCTTGCAATTGCTTTGCGAAATGCGTTTTGCCTGACCCGCTACCACCTGCTACACCGATAATGTACACGCTCATGCTTTGATCCTACTTTGTTTGAAACAAACGGTCCCCGGCATCGCCAAGGCCCGGAACGAGGTAACCCAGTTCATTGATTTCAGTCTCAACGTTCACTGTGTAGATCTCGACATCGGGATGAAAATGCAGGATGCGCTCAAGACCTGTTTGGCTCGCTAAGATGCTCAACACCTTAATGGAACCTACTCCGTAGTTTTTTAATCTGTCTATAGCTGCCACAATAGTGTCGGCAGTGGCAATTAAAGGATCGCAGAGTATAATTTCTTTATTCTGCACGTCCTGAGGCATTTTAAAATAATACTCCACCGTATTGTGGATGAATTTATCGCGGTAAATTCCAATAAAACCGGTGCTCGCCCTAGGGATCATGGATAAAACGGCGTCCAGCATCCCGTTCCCTGCGCGCATGATAGAGACCACCACAGGCGGTTTTACGATGCGCTCAGCGACCGTTTTAGCAATCGGGGTCTCAATGGCGACGGTTTCTAGATGCTTCCAATCGCGCATGGCCTCGTAAACGAGGATTTTTGAAACTTCCTTCACGATTTCGCGAAATTCGTGAGAGTAGGTATCCTTGTCGCGAAGGTAACCAAGTTTATGTCTTAAAAGCGGGTGATCAATAACTTTTACTTTATTCACGGGAGACTCCTTAAAAAACGGTTCCGTCGCTCTCGATTTTTAATGGCGGGGAGCTATCAGCGCGCAAGGCTTTGGCAGCTTTACGACCGGCCCACCACGTGCCACCTTCAAGAACTTTTGCAAGAGGGAATTCTGAATCTGATTTATTTAGTTTATAGCGAACCTTTTCACCGATACGATCCAAAAGCGAAACTGTTAGGCCGCGCCATTCGATGATCAATTCGGAATCAGGACGGTGAGATTTTTCTAATAGAGCTTGGTCTTTCAAGGTGATGAGTCCCAGGTCTAAAAGAAGTCCGCCGTTGCGATATTCGGCAAGGCCCGTGAGCTTTTCAACTTCGACAAGCTCAAAGCCTGCTTCCATCAAAGGCTCCATCAAAGAGTAACTCATCCACTGGGAAAGCTTATGGAAGGCCGCTAAGCCGCCGGGAACTTTGGAGTAAGACCAGATATCGCCAAGATTCACGCCGCCGACTTTCACGCGACCCGGCCAGATTTCTCCGAGGCCATCAAGCACAGCACGCAAAACTTGCGGTCCCGTGATTTTTTTTCCGTAGCGATTGTGGAGGTAATCCACTAAGCCACCAGGACGAGCGCCAGGGAAAAGATCTTTTTTGGAACTCACAACTTTTCCAAGATTGCGCAACAAAGACAAACGACCTTCAACACCCACCAATGGATTTTCTTTTGAAACTTGGAAAGCCTTTTCTAAAGTTTCTTGAGAAAGATATTGCAGTCCCTCGCCCGTTGCGCGGAAAGGATGAGCTTTGTCGTTGGAAAGTTTTCCTTCCATAAAAAGATAAAAACTTGCGACGCCCAAACCTTCAGATCTGTTAAATGTTTTTCCTGAAGAACCTTCACGGTAAGACCATGTTGCACCAGCTCCGGCGTCAAGAAGAACGGACGTAATAACTAAATCAAACTTCGTGCGCGCTTTTTCCATGGGATCAAAGCCCGCCATTTTTTCTTCCAAAGTTTTTACGCGATCAATACCGCCCACGCGGAAGTGCCCCCAGCGTGAGTGGAATGGAATCTCAAGACTTGGATAGTTGGCTTGAATCACTTCCACCACATAGTCGACAACGTGATTGAATTTATCAGGATGATATTGAAAATGCGTTTGTCCTGCTTGTGTCAGTTCTAAAATTTTCTCGGCACTTTGACGGATCGCCAAAGGAGACAGCAAAAAGTCCAAATCTTTTTCAGTGTAAGTGTGATTATTCATCGATCGGTCTTCCTTTGACGTTTTTAAGTTCTTCTCCCGATTTGGCGTCACCTGCATTGAAATAACCTTTGGCCTTCTTTGCTTCGATTTCCACCTTCGCGTCAGCCGGGATCAGGTTTTCAGGAATGGAAATGCGATTTACGACCTCAATGCCGCTTTTAATGATCGCATCGTATTTCATATTGCTCATGGAATGCAGATTGTGAATTTTTGTGATTCCGAAGAAGTGCAAGATATCTGGCATCAACTCTTGGAAGCGTGCATCTTCGACACCCGCGACACATTCTGTGCGGTGGAAGTATGTTGCTGCGGAGTCGCCTCCAGCTTGACGCTTACGAGCATTGTAAACGAGGAACTTCGTCACTTCTCCCAAGGCGCGACCTTCTTTGCGGTAGTAGGCGATAATGCCTACGCCACCACGTTGCGCTGTTCTTGCCGCATCTTCAATGCCGTAAATCAAATACGGACGACATGTGCAAATGTCAGAACCGAACACGTCAGAGCCATTGCATTCGTCATGCACACGGCACGTAAGTTCCACATTTGGATTTGCAAGGTCTTGTGGATTTCCGAAAATATAAACGGTTGTATTGCCGATTGGTGGCAGCATGACTTTTAAATCCGGTCTTGTCACAAGCTCCGGGAACATCCCGCCGGTTTCTTGGAAAAGGATTTTTCTTAATTCACCTTCCTCCACACCCAAGCGTTGAGCGATGCCTGGTAAATACCATACAGGTTCAAAAGCGACTTTAGTGATTTTGATATCTTTGTGCTCATTGATAATTTTGCCGTCGATGTGCAAACGGCCTTTATCAATGGCTTCATAGATTTCAGGAATTTGTAAATGCGCTTGAGTCACCGCCACTGTTGGGCGCACGTCGTAACCTTCATCAAAGTATTTTTTGAAATGAATAGGAACGTCGAATCCCCAAGGATCAATGGACACCATTTTTTGCGGATCAAACCAAGAAGCAAAGGGTCCGATTTTCACGGGACTCTCGGTGTTATGAAGATCTGGTTTGTGAAGTGTTGAATACTTGCCTTGAGCAATCGAAAGCGCGCGATAAACGGTATAACTTCCGCTATGTGTGCCGATGGCGTTTCTTTTTTTTGTATCAGTCAAAGAAGCAATGACAGGGCCACGCACAGCAGGGTCTTTTGCGCCCCAGTTGATCGGCAAGCTGTCTTTGAAAACCTGACTTGAATGTGATGTTAAAATAACATGCGATGATCTTTTCATAAGAACCTCTGTTACGACATCCAGTTGTTGTCGTCTTGTTTTTCCCATTTCACTGTGACTTTTTTAACGTTCGACCAAAAATCCAAAGAGTGATGGCCTGTGATATCTCCGTGACCGAATTTAGAAGCATTCACGCCACCAAAAGAAAACGGTTCACGAGGAACAGGAACACCGACGTTGACGCCGACCATTCCTGTGGAAGCCATGCGCACGACTTTTTCAGCTAAATTCCCACTGGAAGTGAACACAGAGCAGGCATTGCCGTATTCAACGCTGTTTTCAATTTTCATGGCTTGAGAAATATCTTGGCAGCGGATGATGCTTAAGATGGGCCCAAAGAGTTCCACCTTCGCGACTTCGCTGTTAGGAGAAACGTTATCTAGAATTGTAGGACCAATCCAGTGTCCGCCTTCCATTCCCGCAGGGGCTTTGGCTTTACGGCCATCTAACAAAACCTTCGCACCTTCTTGTTCAGCTTTTGCGATGGCTGTATTTAAGAAATCCACTTGGGATTTTGTGATGATCGCACCCATGTCTTTTCCTAGAACCAAAGAGCGTGCGCGCTCTGTGATTTTTTCGATGTGCTTATCGACGTTGCCAACAGCTAACAACACAGCCGCAGCCATACAACGTTGGCCTGCGCATCCTGTGAACGAGTCACTGATGCCGATGCCAGAAAGTTCTGGATTCGCATCTGGTAAAAGAACAATGTGATTTTTTGCGCCACCAAGGGCAAGAACACGTTTACCCAATTGAGTTCCGCGCTCATAGACTGTCTTGGCAACTTTCGTTGACCCCACGAAGCCAACAGCTTTGACGTTTTTATTGTCGATAATAGCTTCGACAGTTTCTTTTCCACCTTGCAGAACTTGGAAAAGTCCGTCAGGAAGTCCCGCTTCTTTGAGAGCGGCTGCAATTTTTAATGATGTGAGAGGTGTTTTTTCAGAAGGCTTCCAGATGTAAGCATTTCCCAAAGTCAAAGCGATAGGAATCGTCCACATCGGAACCATGGCAGGGAAGTTGAACGGCGTGATATTCGCAACGACACCTAAAGGCTCGCGACGGTATTCGCAAGAAACTCCACGGGAGACTTCGCTTTTTCCACCGAGGTCCATGTTTTGAAGAGCGATCGCGAATTCCAGAACTTCAATGCCTTTTAAAAGACCGGCTTTTCCTTCAGCAAAACTTTTTCCAGATTCGGAACTTTTTAAGTGAGCGATTTCATCAAGGTCGCGCATCAGGATTTGACGGAAGTTGAACATCACTTTCGTGCGCTCTTTCATCGGAACTTCGGCCCACTCTTTTTGCGCAGTCACGGCATCAGAAATTGCGGCGTTCACGTCTTCCGGCGTGGAGTTAAAGAACTCACCAATTTTTTTTCCAGTGTAGGGGCTGATAACTTCGGTTTTTGTACCGGAGCCTTTTTTAAATTTTCCAGAGACAAAGTTCTGGCATTCGATCGGTTGAACAGGGATCTGAACAGTCATAGTTTTCCTCTTGCCGAAGCAATAAAAACTAGAATGATTGCTCAGCCCCTTAGCTTTGCCAAACGAAAATGAGTTGCTGTCAGTTTCGTAATGTTGGGGACTTTTTTGATTTTACAAATTTGGACGCAAACTAAAACTGCGTATTTAGCGACTCCAATCTCGCATCGAAATAATCCGTCACAAGTTCAGAGCTGCCAGTGGTTTTAAGATTCTCGATATCTTCTTGCACAGCCTTAATGACCTTATCGAAATCTAGTGAAATGACCTGTCCATAAAGCAGTTTCGCTTGCATGTTTTTTTCGAGGTTCGAAATTTTTAAAAGAACATCTCTTTCAAAAACATTTAAGCCACCTTTTTTAGACATGTACGTTTCAAGATCCGTGCAGCGATAAGCGACTTCTTTAAGGTTGCAGTGTTCGCGGTCAATGCCGTTCATTTTGCAATTTTTAGATTCGCTGCTTTTGTAGAAATCAAAAATCTCAGTCGCATTTTGGATCTGATAAGGAGCTGTTTCCATCACCCCGTTTTTTGTAAATCCTTTGCCGTCTCCTAAGTAAGTGTAGCCGTGCACTTCAGAAAACATAGGAGCGGGAAGAAGTTTTCCGTTTTTGTTGAAACGGCGGAGAGCAACGATATCCCCTTTTTTCATTTCTTCCTTTGAAACCTGTTTGCATAAAGGCGAATCAATCACGAATGCAAACTCACTTCCTAAAGTGTGGTGAACAGCTTCAGAGATGTTCGCAAGGTACGTTGCTGAGTTCCAGCAATTGGGTCCGCCTTTTTTTGCGTAGTTACCAAGAAGGTGGTCGATCTTTCCTTGTAAAAGAGCGGCGTTTAAATCGGCATAACCTTTTGAAAGAACCGGAGCGGGCGTTGGTAGAACTTGAGCGGTCTTAATGAACAGTTCGCGCACCTCGGAAGCTTTCAGATGAGGAAGCTCGCTCCAGAGTCGTGCAACAAGGTTCACCATATAAGGTGTCGCCATGGAAGTTCCGGAGTGAGCGATCAGTCCTCCGCCAAGACTTGCCGCGCTCACTTTTACTCCGGGTGTAAGAATATCAACGCTGTTCTTTCCGTAATTCGAGAAGTAGGCCATTTTGGCATTTTGCGGAGTCACTTCGCTATAATCCGAAGCATCTAAAGCACCAACTTTAAGAACATTGGGTTGAGTGAAACTTGCGGGATACTGACGGTTTTTATAGTCGTCGAGATCTTGCTCAGAATTTCCGGAAGCTACAACGAATAACGTATCGGGATTGTTGTCGATCATGCGGCTATAGGCTTTGATAGCATCGCGCAGACCTAAGAGGTCTTTGTTATCGCTTGGAAGTCCGATGCTCATGTTCACGACTTTCACTTGATGTTGTTTTAAGAAAGCGGAAATACGATCAACATAAGCTGCTTGCGTGTAGTCGCCAGCAAAACCAATGAGCGCAGCATTATCAAGACCACGAATGGCGATATGAGCCACGTGAGTTCCATGAGAAAGGGGGCGGTTGTCTTTTTGAAACCCCGTGGAGGATTCTGTTGGGAGGCCTATGTTGCGAACTTGCTCCCATCCAAAGTTATCATCGACCCAACCGTTTTTATCGTTATCGATACCATCAATAGGATCGTTGGGATTATTCCACCACTTCGCCACCAAGGCCTCGTGGTTATAATCAAAACCTGAATCAATAATGGCGATCAAAAATTTATTTGAGTTTTCTCTTTGGCGTTTTAAAATCTCGATTTCTTTTTCTGATTTGCCTTGGGCGCGCAGAGTTTTTACGAGGTCGTAGGGTTCATACATAGAGAATTGGGAGATGATTTTCCCTTGGGCATTTTTTTCGACGAAGGCATAAGGCTTTTCTTCATTGTCTTTGTATGAAAAGAAGACTGAAGAAACCAATTGATTTTTGTCGTTCAGATAATCTTTTTTAAGAATGCGAAAAGGTTTTTTAGTTTCGTAGTTTTCGATGTACTCAAACTTGTAGGGGATTTCTTCCGTGTAAACCCAGCGGCGTAAGCGTACTGAATTTTCAGTCGTGTCGTTCTTCTCGTTAAGACCGGTCCACTCTTCTTGCCATTTGATTTGTCCAAAAGATTCTTTTTCAACGGAGATATTGGCCTTGATCACATGGCCTGGTTCTGGATACTGATAGCGTTGCCATGACGTGAAAATTCCATCCGTGCTATAGAAGCGTTGTTCAACAAGCTGACTGTCTTGATAGTAAGATTCGTTGGCGGTGTTGCCGTTGGCGAATTTTTCTTTTTTAACTTCGACGGCGGCGTAAAGATGTTCCTGTCCCAAAATGAGAAAACTTAGAAGAACTTGGAAAAAGATTTTCAAAGTCACAGGACACCTCTTTCGTTAATGAAAACGATTGCAATCGAGGTGCCCTTACAGAGGGAAATAAGGGGATTTGGAGGCCTGCTCCTGTCTAGGGATCAGACAGGGGACCAAGGCCGACACTTCGTTCTTGAAACGAACTTGTTAAGCCAAAGCTTTTTGAATATCGTCAGCGATGTTTTTAGGCTCTTCTTGAGGAGCATAACGTTTCAAAACTTTCCCGTTACGTCCCACCAAAAACTTTGTGAAGTTCCACTTAATCATCTCAGTCCCAAGAAGTCCCGGAGCGGACTCTTTCAACCATTGATAAAGAGGATCGGCATTGTCGCCGTTCACATCCACTTTCGCCATCACGGGAAATTTCACGCCATAGTTGAGTTGGCAGAACTCTTGGATCTCACTGTTGTTGCCGGGCTCTTGCGCTCCGAACTGGTTGCAAGGAAAACCAAGAACAGTGAAGCCTTGATCTTTGAATTTTTCATAAAGCTCTTCAAGGCCCTTGTACTGAGGAGTGAAACCGCACTTGCTCGCGACATTCACGATAAGAACGGCTTGGTCTTTGTATTTATCGAGAGAAACCTGTGAACCGTCGGCACCTTTGACTGAAAATGATTGAAGAGTTTTTTCCATGATGAGCTCCTTTACCCGAAACTTTTTAAAAACCTCAAAGTGATTCGACATCAACCTGCAAAAAATGAAAAGAGAAAATGCTTAGAGGCCGTCGAATTATTGTGAGGTTGTTTGCGGTACAAATTAATATTTGCATGGGAACGCAGTTTCA
This region of Bdellovibrio sp. BCCA genomic DNA includes:
- the udk gene encoding uridine kinase, with the protein product MSVYIIGVAGGSGSGKTHFAKQLQEQLGDDNCMILYQDNYYIDQSHRFEGCGSVNFDHPDSLDFSLLAAGLRKLKKGHDIEIPIYDFVTHTRRPETIKSSPKKIVLVDGILILHSNEVRAELDEAVFFDTPEELRYQRRLHRDVNERGRTPEGVKKQFELHVRPMHNQFVEPSKNFAETVIKDLGEYSEALKFFCQKLSALN
- the upp gene encoding uracil phosphoribosyltransferase; protein product: MNKVKVIDHPLLRHKLGYLRDKDTYSHEFREIVKEVSKILVYEAMRDWKHLETVAIETPIAKTVAERIVKPPVVVSIMRAGNGMLDAVLSMIPRASTGFIGIYRDKFIHNTVEYYFKMPQDVQNKEIILCDPLIATADTIVAAIDRLKNYGVGSIKVLSILASQTGLERILHFHPDVEIYTVNVETEINELGYLVPGLGDAGDRLFQTK
- a CDS encoding URC4/urg3 family protein: MNNHTYTEKDLDFLLSPLAIRQSAEKILELTQAGQTHFQYHPDKFNHVVDYVVEVIQANYPSLEIPFHSRWGHFRVGGIDRVKTLEEKMAGFDPMEKARTKFDLVITSVLLDAGAGATWSYREGSSGKTFNRSEGLGVASFYLFMEGKLSNDKAHPFRATGEGLQYLSQETLEKAFQVSKENPLVGVEGRLSLLRNLGKVVSSKKDLFPGARPGGLVDYLHNRYGKKITGPQVLRAVLDGLGEIWPGRVKVGGVNLGDIWSYSKVPGGLAAFHKLSQWMSYSLMEPLMEAGFELVEVEKLTGLAEYRNGGLLLDLGLITLKDQALLEKSHRPDSELIIEWRGLTVSLLDRIGEKVRYKLNKSDSEFPLAKVLEGGTWWAGRKAAKALRADSSPPLKIESDGTVF
- a CDS encoding GTP cyclohydrolase II encodes the protein MKRSSHVILTSHSSQVFKDSLPINWGAKDPAVRGPVIASLTDTKKRNAIGTHSGSYTVYRALSIAQGKYSTLHKPDLHNTESPVKIGPFASWFDPQKMVSIDPWGFDVPIHFKKYFDEGYDVRPTVAVTQAHLQIPEIYEAIDKGRLHIDGKIINEHKDIKITKVAFEPVWYLPGIAQRLGVEEGELRKILFQETGGMFPELVTRPDLKVMLPPIGNTTVYIFGNPQDLANPNVELTCRVHDECNGSDVFGSDICTCRPYLIYGIEDAARTAQRGGVGIIAYYRKEGRALGEVTKFLVYNARKRQAGGDSAATYFHRTECVAGVEDARFQELMPDILHFFGITKIHNLHSMSNMKYDAIIKSGIEVVNRISIPENLIPADAKVEIEAKKAKGYFNAGDAKSGEELKNVKGRPIDE
- a CDS encoding aldehyde dehydrogenase family protein; translated protein: MTVQIPVQPIECQNFVSGKFKKGSGTKTEVISPYTGKKIGEFFNSTPEDVNAAISDAVTAQKEWAEVPMKERTKVMFNFRQILMRDLDEIAHLKSSESGKSFAEGKAGLLKGIEVLEFAIALQNMDLGGKSEVSRGVSCEYRREPLGVVANITPFNFPAMVPMWTIPIALTLGNAYIWKPSEKTPLTSLKIAAALKEAGLPDGLFQVLQGGKETVEAIIDNKNVKAVGFVGSTKVAKTVYERGTQLGKRVLALGGAKNHIVLLPDANPELSGIGISDSFTGCAGQRCMAAAVLLAVGNVDKHIEKITERARSLVLGKDMGAIITKSQVDFLNTAIAKAEQEGAKVLLDGRKAKAPAGMEGGHWIGPTILDNVSPNSEVAKVELFGPILSIIRCQDISQAMKIENSVEYGNACSVFTSSGNLAEKVVRMASTGMVGVNVGVPVPREPFSFGGVNASKFGHGDITGHHSLDFWSNVKKVTVKWEKQDDNNWMS
- a CDS encoding S8 family serine peptidase translates to MTLKIFFQVLLSFLILGQEHLYAAVEVKKEKFANGNTANESYYQDSQLVEQRFYSTDGIFTSWQRYQYPEPGHVIKANISVEKESFGQIKWQEEWTGLNEKNDTTENSVRLRRWVYTEEIPYKFEYIENYETKKPFRILKKDYLNDKNQLVSSVFFSYKDNEEKPYAFVEKNAQGKIISQFSMYEPYDLVKTLRAQGKSEKEIEILKRQRENSNKFLIAIIDSGFDYNHEALVAKWWNNPNDPIDGIDNDKNGWVDDNFGWEQVRNIGLPTESSTGFQKDNRPLSHGTHVAHIAIRGLDNAALIGFAGDYTQAAYVDRISAFLKQHQVKVVNMSIGLPSDNKDLLGLRDAIKAYSRMIDNNPDTLFVVASGNSEQDLDDYKNRQYPASFTQPNVLKVGALDASDYSEVTPQNAKMAYFSNYGKNSVDILTPGVKVSAASLGGGLIAHSGTSMATPYMVNLVARLWSELPHLKASEVRELFIKTAQVLPTPAPVLSKGYADLNAALLQGKIDHLLGNYAKKGGPNCWNSATYLANISEAVHHTLGSEFAFVIDSPLCKQVSKEEMKKGDIVALRRFNKNGKLLPAPMFSEVHGYTYLGDGKGFTKNGVMETAPYQIQNATEIFDFYKSSESKNCKMNGIDREHCNLKEVAYRCTDLETYMSKKGGLNVFERDVLLKISNLEKNMQAKLLYGQVISLDFDKVIKAVQEDIENLKTTGSSELVTDYFDARLESLNTQF
- a CDS encoding glutathione peroxidase, whose product is MEKTLQSFSVKGADGSQVSLDKYKDQAVLIVNVASKCGFTPQYKGLEELYEKFKDQGFTVLGFPCNQFGAQEPGNNSEIQEFCQLNYGVKFPVMAKVDVNGDNADPLYQWLKESAPGLLGTEMIKWNFTKFLVGRNGKVLKRYAPQEEPKNIADDIQKALA